From one Plasmodium malariae genome assembly, chromosome: 12 genomic stretch:
- the PRPF4 gene encoding U4/U6 small nuclear ribonucleoprotein PRP4, putative, with protein MKISDVLSDSKLHESLKLRKSELNSSQISKDNILEEFDIKNKIRKVSLGIPTKDIDVKNVLRLLKEPICLFGEDSYDKRKRLKTVLVTKYDKLIIKKNNENEEEVEEFKNILKKYYIDFSSLCDVDSPEYIKIKQLEDELVKKRLKEQSIEGKGIDSRDKLKEKFYTESSEELKFSRLDITLKTLPRIFLYKEMINNFQNKYQKEDYENYIISYNEHMKNEFDLYISQLGDDRPLTMGKFSPDNSVFAVSSYNTYINIFNYKNDNYNIVKTLKKGHDDKINCIEWNYPNNYSYYNTLNYTDIRKKDLLLASCSSDKTFCIWRPFPGEDINDYNITHKSYFEGNKKRIRKNNTEIDDTDERKGDHTKIFEKNGHEVKTNCGELKKQASKQNGNKDEYNIEDENEQEVDDKNAKGNKYLLCKVKAHEDRINKICFHPLNKYVLTCSEDETIKFFDIETQKELFYQEGHNAIVYTATFNPYGNLYLSGDSKGGLMLWDIRTGRNIDKKQAVHNNCIMNINFNPFMPNMFCTCSSDNTIKIFDLRNFKISCNILAHNKIVTDAIFEPTYGRYITSCSFDTFIKIWDSVNFYCTKILYNNENKVRNVDISPDGKFISSTSFDRTWKLYKNTEFVQDNILSHLF; from the coding sequence atgaaaatcagCGATGTCCTTAGTGATTCAAAATTACATGAAAGCCTAAAATTAAGAAAGAGTGAGTTGAACAGCAGTCAAATTAGTAAGGACAATATATTGGAAGaatttgatataaaaaataagataagaAAAGTTAGCTTAGGTATTCCAACAAAAGATATAGatgtaaaaaatgttttaaggTTATTAAAGGAAcctatttgtttatttggtGAGGACAGTTATGATAAGAGGAAAAGATTAAAAACTGTTTTAGTCACAAAATATGATAAactgataataaaaaaaaataatgaaaatgaagaagaagtTGAAGAATTCAAGAatatcttaaaaaaatattatattgatTTTAGTAGTTTATGTGATGTAGATTCTcctgaatatataaaaataaaacaactaGAAGATgaattagtaaaaaaaagattaaaagaACAAAGTATAGAAGGAAAGGGAATTGATTCTAGGGATAAATTAAAGGAGAAGTTTTATACAGAAAGTTCAGAAGAGCTCAAATTCTCACGTCTAGATATAACGCTAAAAACATTACctagaatatttttatacaaagaaatgataaataattttcaaaacaaatatcaaaaagaagattatgaaaattatattatttcttataatgaacatatgaaaaatgaattcgatttatatatttcacaGTTAGGTGATGACAGACCATTAACCATGGGAAAATTTTCCCCTGATAACAGCGTTTTTGCAGTAAGTAGTTAtaacacatatattaatatatttaattacaaaaatgataattataatattgtaaaaactCTTAAAAAAGGTCATGATGATAAGATAAACTGCATAGAGTGGAACTACCCCAATAATTATTCTTActataatacattaaattatacagatataaggaaaaaagatTTATTGCTAGCTTCCTGCTCATCAGATAAAACCTTTTGTATATGGAGGCCTTTTCCAGGTGAAGACATAAAcgattataatattacacaTAAAAGCTATTttgaaggaaataaaaaaagaattagaaaaaataacacTGAAATAGATGATACAGATGAAAGGAAAGGAGATCACAccaaaatttttgaaaaaaatggtCATGAAGTGAAGACGAATTGTGGAGAGCTTAAGAAGCAGGCTAGTAAACAGAATGGGAATAAggatgaatataatatagaagATGAAAATGAACAGGAGGTGGATGACAAAAATGCCAAAGGCAACAAATATTTGCTATGTAAAGTAAAAGCTCATGAAGACAGAATAAATAAGATATGTTTTCATCCTTTGaacaaatatgtattaacATGTTCAGAAGatgaaacaataaaattttttgatatagaAACTCAAAaggaattattttatcaagAAGGGCACAATGCTATAGTATATACTGCTACATTTAATCCTTAtggaaatttatatttatcaggAGATTCAAAAGGCGGATTAATGTTATGGGATATTAGAACAGGAAGaaatatagataaaaaaCAAGCAGTTCATAATAACtgtattatgaatattaattttaatccATTTATGCCAAATATGTTTTGTACGTGTTCTTCGGATAAcactattaaaatatttgacttgagaaattttaaaatttcttgtAATATACTAGCGCACAACAAAATTGTCACAGATGCAATTTTTGAACCAACATATGGTAGATACATAACATCATGTTCTTTTGAcacttttattaaaatatgggactctgtaaatttttattgcactaaaattttatataataatga